The following coding sequences lie in one Hyphobacterium sp. CCMP332 genomic window:
- a CDS encoding M12 family metallo-peptidase translates to MFRSFLTSTAFLLFGCSGALADDLIDFGSNTDIAFEAGPGSAGPVRREIRGLDPAVMSMTPGERVALNFGAGGNAVLDRIERNGTGTWIWAGHIEGEPLNRVLLTRTGEHVFGRVLAGDGIWLIIPELNGGHTLFRHADNARPGGFDGDSLVPTVDDMLRLRMPPGSGDAPVTEAAVAVGSLGTVDILVYYSESFRTTWGPAAGGRIQYLMALLDQALVNSDTGLRARLVGTESISTNDDRGNAATVVDMRSGAGLGEAGPNGQDYSAMLARRNALGADLVAIVRNMRLPNMANCGTAYVIGATSDTIGTGSDIVGVAAISDWIDDTDSDLSNGYTYCTDLTFAHEIGHNLGIDHDLANSDANRGVRDYALGYVNQCGYRTIMAYDSSLRSTTCLVDTAPGSNHELEMPYFSNPDVGRCGPTIGSSSTSQPCGTADADAARAMREEGRNVTEFRSEAGFLRSAVLPLTRAVPTGTTATAFATVINPAASGDTATGCGLRLPGASTNQFSYQTTDALNAPTGTINTPVDILSGGAQSFVFTVRTNNQFIDNSRTEIDSGNVESDLFIEAFCSNRRSAEYIEGVNSFSFRSETLPGPDVIAVAGTPTIPGTVLIPTTGNMVGFFVVAVTNVGTAGVVVARPSIGPDAEAGISSVEICQTDPGTGACTSARAGSATISLATNGTATFAIFVRGTGAAVSNLPATNRVFVRFTSTGTVLVSGGERGATSVSVRTN, encoded by the coding sequence ATGTTTCGAAGTTTTCTAACCTCTACAGCGTTCCTGCTATTCGGCTGTTCAGGTGCATTGGCGGACGACCTGATCGATTTCGGGTCGAATACCGATATAGCGTTTGAAGCCGGTCCAGGTTCGGCGGGGCCTGTGCGCCGGGAAATCCGTGGGCTTGACCCGGCCGTCATGTCGATGACGCCTGGTGAACGTGTCGCGCTCAACTTCGGGGCGGGCGGCAATGCCGTCCTCGATCGGATCGAGAGGAACGGGACCGGCACCTGGATTTGGGCCGGACACATCGAGGGTGAACCGCTGAACCGGGTGCTTCTTACCCGGACTGGTGAGCATGTATTTGGACGCGTCCTAGCCGGCGACGGAATCTGGCTGATCATTCCGGAGCTGAATGGCGGCCATACGCTGTTCCGCCATGCTGACAATGCGCGTCCGGGCGGCTTCGATGGCGATAGCCTTGTTCCCACCGTCGACGATATGCTGCGCCTTCGGATGCCGCCGGGTAGCGGAGACGCGCCTGTGACGGAAGCAGCGGTCGCGGTCGGCTCGCTCGGAACGGTCGATATCCTCGTTTATTATAGCGAAAGCTTCCGAACGACATGGGGCCCCGCGGCGGGCGGGCGCATCCAGTATCTGATGGCGCTGCTTGATCAGGCCCTGGTCAATTCCGACACGGGTCTGCGCGCGCGTCTTGTAGGTACGGAATCCATTTCGACCAACGATGATCGCGGCAACGCCGCCACCGTCGTCGATATGCGCTCCGGTGCCGGACTTGGAGAAGCAGGGCCGAACGGACAGGATTACAGCGCGATGTTGGCGCGGCGGAACGCCCTGGGCGCAGACCTTGTGGCCATAGTCCGCAACATGCGTTTACCCAACATGGCCAATTGTGGCACCGCCTATGTGATTGGAGCGACAAGCGACACCATCGGAACCGGAAGCGATATTGTCGGAGTCGCCGCGATCAGCGACTGGATCGACGACACCGATTCAGACCTCAGCAATGGCTACACCTACTGCACCGATCTGACTTTCGCGCACGAAATCGGCCACAATCTCGGCATAGACCATGACCTAGCAAACTCGGACGCCAATCGCGGCGTCCGTGATTATGCGCTCGGATACGTCAATCAATGCGGATACCGGACGATCATGGCGTATGACTCGTCATTGCGCTCAACTACCTGCCTAGTGGATACGGCACCGGGTTCGAACCATGAACTCGAAATGCCTTACTTTTCCAACCCTGACGTCGGCCGGTGCGGACCGACCATCGGTTCCAGCTCGACCAGTCAGCCTTGTGGAACGGCCGACGCGGACGCAGCGCGCGCCATGCGCGAGGAAGGCCGCAACGTCACCGAATTTCGTAGCGAGGCGGGTTTTCTGCGGTCTGCTGTTCTGCCGCTGACCAGGGCAGTCCCCACGGGCACGACGGCCACCGCATTCGCCACTGTAATCAATCCTGCAGCAAGCGGAGATACCGCGACTGGCTGCGGGCTCCGCCTTCCCGGAGCGAGTACAAACCAGTTCAGCTATCAGACGACCGACGCCCTGAACGCGCCAACCGGAACAATCAACACGCCGGTCGACATCCTTTCTGGCGGTGCGCAGAGCTTTGTCTTCACGGTCCGGACGAACAACCAGTTTATCGACAACTCCCGGACTGAGATCGACTCCGGCAATGTCGAGTCCGACCTTTTCATTGAAGCCTTCTGCTCGAACCGGCGTTCTGCCGAATACATCGAAGGCGTGAACTCCTTCTCCTTCCGGTCGGAAACACTCCCCGGACCGGATGTTATCGCCGTCGCCGGAACGCCGACGATCCCGGGCACCGTCCTGATTCCGACGACGGGCAACATGGTCGGCTTTTTCGTCGTTGCCGTGACAAATGTCGGCACAGCCGGCGTCGTCGTCGCGCGCCCGTCAATCGGACCGGACGCCGAAGCCGGAATTTCCTCTGTGGAGATCTGCCAGACCGATCCCGGCACCGGTGCGTGCACAAGCGCGCGCGCGGGATCGGCGACGATCAGTCTGGCGACCAACGGGACGGCGACGTTCGCGATCTTCGTTCGGGGAACAGGGGCTGCGGTGTCAAACCTCCCGGCGACGAACCGTGTTTTTGTCCGCTTCACCTCGACAGGGACGGTCCTCGTCAGCGGCGGTGAACGCGGCGCGACCTCGGTCTCCGTGCGAACGAACTGA
- a CDS encoding pentapeptide repeat-containing protein, which produces MRDKLFQEETRRKPLGAFGGVFCVLTAIFVALTVTAPSWANHQCRLVFDNRLDQAFELVDGQNNVLGNIRPTGLTTIVVTALSGLNNIQYSVRFPGSLNPNGFSGYPPRYRFTVEVWGGGIYEWDGTTRIYSRQELTNCLYHGLYVSGYYNGYWADERSLELERTGIMLGVEAQPSGISLVPTEGRGQERDTNRLGILTDVFRGPVFIGPPERVTLRRPGECRNDIEGITCQAQLNISREFFNWFAETAENNRIHDARCEAANASFYVAAPRENMAFGDIVFCRPPAELNRDIFAGTTVRANFTGTNLERFNFEGAVLAGSNLSGARLTGTNFVGADLSGVDLSGTDLQGANLSRANLTGANLTNTNLNRAILYNATFTGADMRETRLEGADLTGANLTNVQNIAYFNINEETVLCNTTGYNGEVISYNCITPTQFRDADQSNRNYSGRDLTGYDFTNRNLQGVNFSGSNLTGANFQGANLTNTNLNRAILRNATFTGADMRETRLEGADLTGANLTNVQNIAYFNINEETVLCNTTGYNGEVISYNCITPTQFRDADQSNRNYSGWDLTGYDFTNRNLQGVNFSGSNLTGANFQGANLTNANLENANLTSADISRANLNGARFAGADLTRATMLQSQFDTGIFQRFDGTVFCETVAPDGQVSNHHCPQGGR; this is translated from the coding sequence ATGCGAGACAAGTTGTTCCAAGAGGAAACACGCCGGAAGCCGTTAGGAGCGTTTGGGGGGGTATTTTGCGTTCTGACAGCTATTTTTGTCGCGCTAACCGTAACGGCCCCAAGTTGGGCCAACCATCAGTGCAGGTTGGTGTTTGATAACCGGCTCGACCAGGCATTCGAGCTTGTCGACGGGCAAAACAACGTACTCGGCAATATCAGGCCAACCGGGCTGACCACGATCGTCGTTACCGCCCTTTCAGGTTTGAACAATATCCAATACAGCGTACGGTTTCCCGGCTCTTTAAACCCAAATGGATTTTCGGGGTATCCGCCACGATATCGTTTCACTGTAGAGGTCTGGGGTGGCGGCATCTATGAGTGGGATGGAACGACTCGCATCTACAGTCGACAAGAGCTCACAAACTGTCTCTATCACGGTCTTTACGTATCAGGTTATTACAATGGCTACTGGGCGGATGAGCGCAGTCTCGAATTGGAACGCACCGGCATAATGCTTGGTGTCGAAGCGCAACCCTCCGGCATATCGCTCGTTCCAACAGAAGGGAGGGGCCAAGAAAGAGACACCAATAGACTAGGGATCTTAACGGATGTGTTTAGGGGGCCTGTTTTTATTGGTCCGCCTGAGCGCGTCACCCTGCGACGCCCTGGCGAATGCAGAAACGACATCGAAGGGATCACTTGCCAGGCTCAGCTAAACATCAGCAGAGAATTTTTCAATTGGTTTGCGGAAACTGCGGAAAATAATCGTATTCACGACGCGAGATGCGAGGCGGCCAACGCCAGTTTTTATGTCGCGGCTCCGCGCGAAAACATGGCGTTTGGTGACATCGTGTTCTGCCGCCCTCCAGCGGAGCTGAACAGGGATATCTTTGCTGGGACGACCGTGCGGGCCAACTTCACAGGCACCAATCTTGAAAGATTCAATTTTGAAGGCGCAGTCCTCGCAGGGTCCAACTTATCGGGTGCGCGCCTGACCGGCACCAATTTTGTCGGCGCGGATCTCTCCGGAGTCGATCTGTCCGGAACAGACCTCCAGGGTGCGAATCTAAGTCGCGCGAACCTCACTGGCGCAAACCTCACCAACACCAATCTCAATCGTGCGATTCTTTACAATGCGACTTTCACCGGTGCTGACATGCGCGAAACCCGGCTGGAGGGCGCTGATCTGACAGGTGCCAACCTCACCAATGTTCAGAACATCGCTTATTTTAACATCAATGAAGAGACCGTGCTATGCAACACAACCGGCTATAACGGCGAGGTGATAAGCTATAACTGCATCACGCCGACGCAGTTCCGCGATGCTGATCAATCCAATCGCAATTATAGCGGCCGGGATCTGACCGGATATGATTTCACCAATCGAAATCTTCAGGGCGTGAACTTTTCCGGCAGCAATTTGACCGGGGCCAATTTCCAAGGCGCAAATCTCACCAACACCAATCTCAATCGTGCGATTCTTCGCAATGCGACTTTCACCGGCGCCGACATGCGGGAAACTCGGTTGGAAGGCGCTGATCTGACAGGTGCCAACCTCACCAATGTTCAGAACATCGCTTATTTTAACATCAATGAAGAGACCGTGCTATGCAACACAACCGGCTATAACGGCGAGGTGATAAGCTATAACTGCATCACGCCGACGCAGTTCCGCGATGCTGATCAATCCAATCGCAATTATAGCGGCTGGGATCTGACCGGATATGATTTCACCAATCGAAATCTTCAGGGCGTGAACTTTTCCGGCAGCAATTTGACCGGAGCCAATTTCCAGGGCGCGAACCTGACCAATGCCAATTTGGAGAACGCCAATCTGACAAGCGCCGATATATCCCGGGCAAACCTGAACGGTGCTCGCTTCGCCGGCGCGGATCTGACCCGCGCCACCATGCTGCAGTCGCAGTTCGATACAGGAATATTCCAACGTTTTGACGGCACGGTCTTTTGTGAAACCGTTGCCCCTGATGGCCAGGTCTCAAATCACCACTGCCCTCAAGGCGGAAGGTGA
- a CDS encoding integrase family protein, translating to MPQIKLTRRNIDRIELPPSGQLIYRDTELPGFGLRVGKKSRSFFVERQIGRKTMRRTIGNFPIVTPELAREEALVVLRRLNAGDDPLEEKRKERTETITLDEAAEAFFEGRSQLKPFTVDTYRRSIDLHLSDWRDLPMREITRQMVMERHQRITRQVSGVSANNVMRHLRSIYNYTAAAHDGLGANPCQVLTQARAWAREQRRQSVIPAKHLPAWWRAVWMEDDQPRDFMLVAIFTGMRSSEIKRLRWEDVDPVAETLTVPQTKNGDPLVLPLSTQLAGLFKDRRARVQGSPWVFPGKGQNKTGHIKEVKSIVRRVRKTSGVHYSMHDLRRTFITIAEGLDIPAFALKRLLNHRIDTDVTGGYIVMDAERLREPAQRVADRIMELVSDR from the coding sequence ATGCCACAGATCAAACTTACCCGTAGAAACATTGACCGGATCGAGCTGCCCCCGAGCGGTCAGCTCATATATCGCGATACCGAACTGCCCGGCTTTGGGTTGCGCGTTGGCAAGAAATCGAGAAGCTTCTTTGTCGAGCGCCAGATCGGCCGCAAGACGATGCGCCGCACGATTGGTAACTTCCCTATCGTGACGCCGGAGCTGGCCCGTGAGGAAGCACTGGTGGTGCTTCGCCGGCTCAATGCCGGTGACGACCCGCTTGAGGAAAAGCGCAAGGAACGCACCGAGACGATCACGCTGGACGAAGCGGCTGAGGCCTTCTTCGAGGGTCGCTCACAGCTGAAGCCATTCACCGTGGACACCTATCGCCGGTCCATCGACCTGCATTTGTCCGACTGGCGCGATCTTCCCATGCGAGAGATCACCCGTCAGATGGTCATGGAGCGCCATCAGCGGATTACGCGTCAGGTCAGCGGCGTCAGTGCCAACAATGTCATGCGGCACCTGCGGTCCATTTATAACTACACAGCGGCCGCACACGACGGGCTGGGGGCCAACCCGTGCCAAGTGTTAACCCAAGCCCGCGCCTGGGCGCGCGAGCAGCGTAGGCAATCGGTAATACCGGCCAAGCACCTGCCCGCCTGGTGGCGGGCTGTGTGGATGGAGGACGACCAGCCGCGTGACTTTATGCTGGTGGCCATCTTCACTGGCATGCGGTCCAGCGAGATCAAGCGTCTGCGCTGGGAGGACGTGGACCCCGTGGCAGAAACACTCACAGTTCCTCAAACTAAGAATGGCGACCCGCTTGTCTTGCCGCTATCGACGCAGCTTGCAGGGCTGTTCAAGGACCGCCGAGCGCGGGTTCAGGGCAGCCCGTGGGTATTCCCCGGCAAGGGCCAGAACAAGACTGGCCATATCAAGGAGGTGAAGTCCATTGTTCGCCGGGTCCGCAAGACGTCAGGCGTTCACTACTCGATGCATGACCTTCGCCGGACCTTCATCACCATTGCGGAAGGCTTGGATATTCCCGCGTTTGCGCTCAAACGCCTTCTCAATCATCGTATCGATACCGATGTTACGGGCGGCTACATCGTCATGGACGCTGAGCGTCTGCGCGAACCCGCACAGCGCGTTGCAGATAGAATCATGGAGTTGGTCAGTGACAGATGA
- a CDS encoding AlpA family transcriptional regulator: MRENTNIPETYVPTRDAAKFLGLSDSCLERLRWKGGGPRHYKLGKNGRIRYKYSDLIEWAEDNNFAYGRSA, encoded by the coding sequence ATGCGCGAAAATACAAATATTCCTGAAACCTACGTCCCAACCCGCGATGCGGCGAAGTTTCTAGGCCTGTCCGATTCTTGCCTCGAGCGATTACGTTGGAAGGGCGGCGGGCCACGCCACTACAAGCTGGGTAAGAACGGCCGCATCCGATACAAGTATTCCGATCTAATTGAGTGGGCAGAAGATAATAATTTCGCATACGGGAGGTCAGCCTAA
- a CDS encoding PriCT-2 domain-containing protein: MTLPIEGGRVTPAAAQFMLSLAKMSRLDAFNFYTGKAKSKYRKIDAELSESTVADHLSNAKPISVFPVITDQTRYAVLDFDDHDGTTEWSDMASAANAVVEKLTEGGVKCFAVRSGGGRGIHIWIPFRNPQSARTVRRFLTRTLKDCGFTVGDRPVSDGQVQVFPKSDSQGKGGYGGGAIALPFARASVPLDADFNPLNLESYEPPALESLLNDDVDEPETVSLPDEASAETAPMALGDDLDEMLDHIPADDRDVWIRVGMALKATYGDQALETWDRWSAKSDAYEGAEDCETAWRGLTPTGSIGFGSLVYLAKANGYAPSGDLRLLAINERYARLTVGQTPVVIDLEPDGASHDVINTLNERTFVRRMSAELKLMVSEGGKPKLVNIGRYWLDWPQARHYTHVIFDPSRPPGHNGSGYNVWQGFTVDPAPGDCSLLLAHIRDNVCNGDDEAYKWVMNWLALAVQRPAEPPGTALVLKGKPGTGKGFLANMFGRLWGIHFKTVTHKQHFTGRFNFHLYGRRFIFVDEGVYGGDPREADVVKVMITESVIIWEEKFRTPFSDFNRMAFIIASNRDSAAPVMDNDRRFTVLEVSDSRANDRAYFSRIAKQMNDGGDAAFLDLLLSRDINDGPNPRQNLRRAAAFEDYLEHAPPEIKAIHRALDEGCLPGSIENLENTANSFEFFDQMQAFGGYGARNTALTRLGKAIKRYLPSVASKQGSVMSDDHDKSRGRPRIYTFPPLQEARAEFATNIGHVIEWQNDAAAWEAEHLC, from the coding sequence ATGACTCTCCCGATCGAAGGTGGCCGGGTAACACCGGCTGCCGCCCAATTCATGCTGAGCTTGGCGAAGATGTCACGGCTCGACGCCTTCAATTTTTATACCGGCAAAGCAAAGTCCAAGTACCGAAAGATTGACGCCGAGCTATCGGAATCCACGGTCGCGGATCACCTATCCAATGCTAAACCGATCAGTGTCTTTCCGGTCATTACAGACCAGACCCGATATGCAGTGTTGGACTTTGATGACCACGACGGGACAACTGAATGGTCGGACATGGCGTCGGCGGCGAATGCCGTCGTCGAAAAGCTCACCGAAGGCGGAGTGAAGTGCTTCGCGGTTCGATCCGGTGGGGGCCGAGGCATCCATATCTGGATACCATTCCGGAACCCACAATCGGCGCGCACTGTTCGCCGGTTCCTGACGCGAACACTCAAAGACTGTGGATTCACGGTCGGCGACCGACCCGTCAGCGATGGCCAAGTACAAGTCTTCCCGAAGTCCGATTCTCAAGGCAAGGGCGGATATGGCGGCGGTGCAATAGCACTCCCATTTGCGCGCGCAAGCGTTCCGCTCGACGCCGACTTCAATCCGTTGAACTTGGAAAGTTATGAGCCGCCCGCACTAGAATCCTTGCTCAACGATGATGTGGATGAGCCGGAAACAGTATCGCTGCCCGATGAAGCTTCGGCTGAAACGGCACCCATGGCGCTGGGTGACGATTTGGACGAGATGCTAGATCATATTCCTGCAGATGACCGTGACGTCTGGATTCGCGTCGGTATGGCCCTGAAAGCGACCTATGGTGATCAAGCCCTTGAGACATGGGACCGTTGGTCTGCAAAGTCCGATGCATATGAGGGGGCGGAAGATTGCGAGACAGCGTGGCGCGGACTTACGCCGACAGGATCAATCGGGTTCGGTTCCCTGGTCTACCTCGCGAAAGCTAACGGTTACGCCCCGTCAGGCGATTTGCGCTTGCTGGCAATTAACGAACGCTACGCCCGTCTGACAGTTGGCCAGACTCCAGTCGTGATTGATTTGGAGCCGGATGGCGCATCGCATGATGTTATCAACACGCTCAATGAACGCACCTTTGTGCGGCGTATGTCGGCAGAGCTCAAGTTGATGGTTTCTGAGGGCGGCAAGCCAAAACTGGTGAATATCGGTCGATATTGGCTCGATTGGCCTCAAGCTCGCCACTACACCCACGTCATCTTCGATCCATCTCGACCGCCAGGGCACAATGGAAGTGGATACAACGTCTGGCAGGGTTTTACCGTCGATCCCGCGCCGGGCGATTGTAGTCTTCTGCTTGCCCACATTCGCGACAATGTCTGTAATGGCGATGACGAAGCCTACAAGTGGGTGATGAACTGGCTAGCGCTGGCTGTGCAACGCCCCGCCGAGCCACCCGGAACCGCGCTGGTACTCAAGGGCAAGCCAGGCACGGGAAAAGGTTTCCTCGCGAACATGTTCGGACGCCTATGGGGTATCCACTTCAAGACGGTGACGCATAAACAACACTTCACTGGTCGGTTCAATTTTCACCTATATGGGCGACGATTTATCTTCGTCGATGAGGGTGTCTATGGCGGCGATCCACGCGAAGCTGACGTCGTCAAGGTCATGATCACCGAATCCGTGATCATCTGGGAAGAAAAATTTCGTACGCCATTTTCCGACTTCAACCGAATGGCCTTTATCATTGCCTCTAATCGCGATTCGGCAGCGCCCGTAATGGACAATGATCGCCGGTTCACCGTGTTAGAGGTCTCGGATAGCCGGGCTAATGACCGTGCGTATTTCAGTCGCATAGCCAAACAGATGAATGACGGCGGTGACGCTGCGTTTCTCGACCTCTTGCTCAGTCGCGATATTAACGATGGGCCGAATCCGCGGCAAAATCTGCGGCGAGCAGCAGCGTTTGAGGATTACCTTGAACACGCACCGCCGGAGATTAAGGCGATACATCGCGCATTGGATGAAGGCTGCCTACCCGGAAGCATTGAGAACCTGGAGAATACGGCCAACAGCTTCGAATTCTTTGACCAGATGCAAGCCTTCGGTGGCTACGGCGCTCGCAACACCGCCCTGACCCGTCTCGGCAAAGCCATCAAACGGTATTTGCCGTCCGTTGCGAGCAAGCAGGGGTCGGTGATGAGCGACGATCATGACAAAAGCCGGGGGCGGCCTCGGATTTATACCTTCCCGCCATTGCAAGAGGCGCGCGCCGAGTTCGCAACCAATATCGGCCACGTCATCGAGTGGCAAAACGACGCCGCGGCGTGGGAAGCAGAGCATCTTTGCTAG
- the udk gene encoding uridine kinase, whose amino-acid sequence MTPLIVAVTGGSASGKSTFADALRRQLTPNDVRLIGEDEYYGNHADEPGFDPQRFNFDDVAAHDHALMSEQLRKLKAGKTIHAPLYDFLTHKRLTQTREVKPADVIIVEGIHVLADPILRDLYDFSIFVDAPADIRLARRLLRDVRERGRSVESVVTQYLRTVRPMHLAHTEPGKNEADLVVTNDAAAASPELEALSPSFDRLATPAAARIKEMLAARS is encoded by the coding sequence ATGACACCCTTGATTGTCGCGGTGACAGGCGGTTCGGCGTCAGGCAAGTCGACGTTTGCAGATGCGCTCCGCCGCCAACTCACCCCCAATGACGTGCGCCTGATTGGCGAAGACGAGTATTATGGCAACCATGCCGACGAGCCGGGCTTTGACCCCCAGCGCTTCAATTTTGACGACGTCGCCGCCCATGATCATGCCTTGATGAGCGAACAGTTGCGAAAGCTGAAAGCCGGCAAGACCATTCATGCCCCGCTTTATGATTTTCTGACCCACAAGCGGCTGACACAGACCCGGGAAGTGAAGCCTGCAGATGTGATTATTGTCGAGGGCATTCACGTTCTGGCCGACCCCATTTTGCGCGACCTCTATGATTTTTCGATCTTTGTGGATGCGCCGGCTGATATCCGTCTGGCCCGGCGTTTGTTACGCGATGTCCGCGAACGGGGGCGAAGCGTTGAATCTGTGGTGACCCAGTATCTGCGCACCGTGCGACCCATGCACCTGGCGCATACGGAACCGGGAAAAAATGAAGCCGACCTCGTCGTGACCAATGATGCGGCCGCCGCCAGCCCGGAACTTGAAGCGCTATCGCCGTCCTTTGATCGCCTGGCTACACCGGCGGCCGCCCGGATCAAGGAAATGCTGGCGGCGCGAAGCTAG
- a CDS encoding heme biosynthesis protein HemY, with protein MIRLILVVIAIIVACALSVFLTLNPGSVSFEFLGMEGQMPFALAMALLLVCTFLLFVAIWAIFILWTAPDKFREFSRRRRKEKGFDALENALIAAAAGEGEVAVRQAARADALLDRPALSRLLAARAAESAGNLPGAEAHYEAMLEDPKSKLVAQRGLAQIARERGAHAEAASYAKAAFDQSRSASWTFDALFDAQVAQGDWTAALETLSEGEKRRRIPLDRARRRRAVLLTARALECENAEPDTARPLAERAAASAPGFAPAVVLAARLLAASRKHKRAEELIKTAWAAEPHPALARALGDLRKSDTRAKRAERLRMLAATRPEHRESKLLLAEAALDASQAEAARAVLDPLLNMGTPTARLCALASRLARQEDDDAAARRWMTRASHAPGEADWSDIDGEGRAFSYSPDDWKRMVYAYGDEGRMTHPRYERFEIAAGAVPENALLEAPRPVRKAGSAPEFYDAPRPPDDPGIDEVDA; from the coding sequence ATGATCCGCCTCATCCTTGTTGTCATCGCGATCATTGTCGCCTGCGCACTGAGCGTCTTCCTGACCCTCAACCCCGGATCCGTCAGTTTCGAGTTTCTGGGTATGGAAGGCCAGATGCCGTTTGCCTTGGCCATGGCGCTTTTGCTGGTTTGCACCTTTCTGCTTTTCGTCGCGATCTGGGCGATTTTCATCCTGTGGACCGCGCCGGACAAATTCCGGGAATTCAGCCGCCGCCGACGCAAGGAGAAGGGCTTCGACGCGCTCGAGAACGCCCTCATCGCCGCAGCAGCCGGAGAAGGCGAAGTGGCAGTCCGCCAGGCGGCTCGGGCCGACGCTCTGCTCGACCGGCCGGCGCTGTCCCGCCTTCTGGCCGCCCGGGCCGCAGAGTCTGCCGGCAATCTTCCGGGCGCCGAAGCCCATTACGAAGCCATGCTGGAAGATCCAAAATCGAAGCTGGTCGCCCAGCGTGGCCTGGCCCAGATCGCTCGGGAACGCGGCGCGCATGCCGAGGCTGCGAGCTACGCGAAGGCCGCATTCGATCAGTCCAGATCGGCGAGCTGGACGTTTGACGCCCTGTTCGATGCCCAGGTCGCGCAAGGCGATTGGACGGCCGCACTTGAAACGCTGAGCGAAGGCGAAAAGCGCCGCCGTATTCCGCTCGACCGTGCCCGGCGGCGGCGGGCTGTTCTGCTGACGGCCAGAGCGCTGGAGTGCGAAAATGCGGAGCCTGATACTGCGCGGCCCCTGGCTGAACGTGCGGCCGCCTCGGCACCGGGATTTGCCCCTGCCGTGGTGCTCGCCGCCCGCCTTCTAGCGGCGAGCCGGAAACATAAACGTGCCGAAGAGCTGATCAAAACCGCCTGGGCGGCCGAGCCTCATCCGGCGCTGGCCCGGGCGCTGGGTGATTTGCGAAAGTCGGACACAAGAGCCAAAAGAGCTGAACGCTTGCGCATGCTGGCCGCGACGCGGCCGGAGCACCGCGAGTCAAAATTGCTGCTGGCGGAAGCCGCCCTTGATGCCTCGCAGGCCGAAGCCGCGAGAGCGGTTCTGGATCCGCTTTTGAATATGGGTACGCCAACGGCGCGGCTTTGCGCTCTGGCCTCCCGTCTGGCCCGTCAGGAAGATGATGATGCCGCCGCGCGCCGCTGGATGACACGCGCTTCGCATGCACCCGGTGAGGCCGACTGGTCAGACATAGACGGTGAGGGCCGGGCTTTTTCCTACTCCCCGGATGACTGGAAGCGCATGGTCTATGCCTATGGCGATGAGGGCCGCATGACCCATCCGCGCTATGAGCGCTTCGAGATTGCCGCCGGTGCCGTTCCGGAAAATGCACTTCTGGAAGCCCCGAGGCCGGTCAGGAAGGCCGGGTCTGCACCCGAATTCTACGATGCCCCGCGTCCGCCGGATGATCCGGGTATCGATGAGGTTGACGCATGA